CAAGCGTACTCATCTGGCACATCGCCACCGACCTCTGCTTCCGCAGCAAGCCTCCGAGGCACTTTAGGTGCAGGCCTCCGCATGGCGAGGTGCTTCGTGAGGTGTGCCCAGAGGCAATATCCAACTACATGGCCTACCTCCTCATGTTTAGACCCGACATGCTGATGACCGGCAACAGGCGGGATCTGTTCACTAAAGCCACCAAGCATATGGATCGCATCATCACCCAGGCCAGCAAAGAAATgacagaaaaggagaagaagcaaAAGCAACCACTCTCCGATGAAATCCTCCTAGACAAGATCAAGGAAAAAGCAGCCAGCCTCAAAGAAAAAGAGGCACATAGCGTCATCGACGACGCTTGCAACCCCGCAAAGGAGCTGCTCGACATCGAGGACGAAAATGACCGTTGGCATTTGATGCACCTAGTGTGGGTGGGCATGCTGTGCTACTCCGCCAGCATGTGCAGGGGCTAGCTGCACGCCAAGAGCTTGGGAGAAGGCGGGGAGTTCCTCTCCTACGTCTGGCTCCTCATCTCGCTCCTAGGGGCCAAGACCTTGGCAGGCAAGCTTCAGATGCCGGACAAAGAACCTGGGGACGACGTCCTGGGCGAAGAGCCAGTACAAGACAGGCCCGTGGCTCCAGAAGACGAACCATGGCATGTCGACTAATATTGTTGGTTGCTACATACAATGCTCTGGTCTCGTGTCCTATCTATTTCTGACTTTCTGTTTCGATCtttttgtttgcttcttcttcgtttttaattttatttattatatattgCCGATGGAGTATATGCGTTTGCTGCTTGCTTCATCCGCGGGCTGGATGTAAGCTGTTTGAGGTCGTCGGTCGTGTACGTCTTCAATCGTGGCCGGTGAAATCCAGATGCGAGAAatagagaggagagagaaaagttGGAGAGAAATAAGAGGAGATTGTGTGCATTAATTAGGGGCGTTTTGGTCTTTATACAGCAACTTTGATGGCCATTAGTCCATCCATCCAAACAGGGTAGGGATGGACTAAAAGATCTAAAGAGGTCTTAAGCTAGTGGCCTTCATTTTCTCAATCCAAAGTTGTGCTGCGTGTAGTGCAATATCTGTTGTAACCGCTTTATCTTTTGTATCACTACCCTAAATACGCCATCGCTGTCAGGTGCTAAAGAGCAAACAGTGATATATATTGCATCTGGTGCACCGGCTGTTATGAACGAGGCACCGTGACTTGTTTTACATGGCACGGCTCAGACGACGTCAATTGGTGATGCACATCTCAGTGCTGGATGGTTGTCTTCTTGGGTTTTTAGACTTTTATTAAGCCATATACCAAGTGATAGTACTACATACTATACATACGTGGGAAGAGATCCCTTTCTTTTGGGGCCTGGAGCGACCACCACTTTGCCTCACCCTAGGATCAGGCTTGAAAAACCAGCACCAAATCTCTCCCACGTCCAACCCTTCCCATCTTCCTTGCCACGCTCTTCGGCGTGTTTGGAAGCTGCCTCCCAGGCAGCGTCCCTAGGCGTTGGATTTCGATCGCCTAAGGCTGCGATCAATTGCCTGGCAGGCAAGCCAAGATGAGGGCGGCATCTAAACACGCCCTCGCCAAGTCCTCCCTCTCCATCTTCTTTGTTGTGCCATTTACACCGACCATAAGAGTCGTTAGGCCTAGTCGCACGCGCGTTGTGTTGGGACTACGGTGCAGTGACAAGTAGCATGTACCATTGGGCTAACACGTAGGACCTAGAATATTATCACAGGCACACGCAAAGTGCAGTCTTGAGAGTACAGCACAAATAAATAAAGTTGTGTGGTACACGCCAAAGCACGCAGAATATAATCCCAATGGTGGAACCGAATGCTTGCATTGGTTCGCCTGTTaagtagtactccctccattctaaactaTAAATCATTCCAACTTTTCTAGAGAGTCAAAACATctaaatttgactaaatttatataataaaataataatatttatggtacTAAATAAGTATTATTGGATTCTTCATTAATCATATTTTTATAGCATACCTATTCGATGTCATAaagctttgaaattttctttataattttggtcaaacttgagatgctttgactctctaaaaaaaattacaataatttataatttagaatggagggagcagTAAATTACAGCCTTCGCATCGACAGAGAGTATATATAGCGTGCGCGAAACAAAATGCATGGTTTAAAGCCATATTCCCATACATACATGATATGATTAAAGCACAGTACGCGTGGTAAAGTTCTGGTGAAATGTGTCGAAGAAGCAGTCATTCCAACAGCAACATGTGATAAAAAGGGGGAGAGAGATGAGAGAGATGAGGGCAGGAAGGCAAACCGGAAAACCCATCGACAATGGTGGCCAACTGGCCATTCCAACAACTGCTCGCTAAGGACTCGACTCCAAAAAAAAACTACATACCTAATACAATACATTGAGTGATATTGAGCAGACACACGTCCACGGAGAGGGAGGGATCATCTATCATCGAGCAAGCAGCTAGCATGCATCTCTCGAGCGCTGCGCAATGGTGGGACGAGTGGCAGCTGCGCATCCTCGTCCTCGGCAGCCtgggcctgcagtggttcctggTGCTGGCTGCCCCCATGCGCAAGTACAGCATCCCGCTGTGGCTGCGACGGTGCATCCAGCTGGGCAGCGGCTGCAGCGACGCCGTGGCGATCTACGCGCTCGCCACCGTCTTCAACCGGCACGCCAACGGGGCGGTGGCCGGCTGCTACAATGGCGAGGCGGACGTGCGCAAGCCGCCGAGCATGCTGGAGGTGCTATGGGCCCCTGTCCTCCTCATCCACCTCGGCGGGGTGGAGGAGGTGTCCGCCAGCAACATCGATGACAACATGCTGTGGATCCGGCAGACCGTGACCCTGCTGTCCCAGGTCACCATCGCCCTCTTCGGCTTCTACAAGTCGTGGCCTGGCCCTGGCTCCGGCTCCGGCGATAGAAGGATGCTGGCCTCGGCGGTCCTGCTGTTCATCCTTGGCATCCTCAGTGTGTTGGAGAAGCCCTTGGCTCTCAGGGGAGCTAGGATTGATCCATTCACGGCCATGTCGTCGGTGATGAAAGGAGCGAGGGTCAAGCCTAGCGCATGGTGGAAGTGGTGCTTCACCGAGCTCAGCGACAGGTACAAGTGCTGGAAAAAGCTGCCGGAAGGCGACGCGCCGATCCTGTCGCAGAGCGACCAGGTCGAGATGATCCTGTCGGACCTGTCGCTGTTCGCTGCCGAGGCCACCCTGCAAGCACAGGGcaggggtggtggtggtggtcacgaGAAGAATATCCTGGAGCCTCTCAAGATAGAGAAAGACGAGACGCTCAAGCCCATGCTTCGTCAGGCGTTCGGGCTCATCTACACCAGAGCGAACGTGATGTTCACGCCCGCCTACTTGGCTTGCCATGTGCTGCTGGTTCCATCCCTGCACATTGCCGCCATCATGCTCTTCGCGACGAGCCAGCAGAAGCTGCAGCCGCAGCAGGGCCAGGGGTACAAGTACAACAGCGGCGGCACTGTTGATATCAAGACCACGTACATTCTCCTGTGCTTCACTGCTCTCCTGGATGTCCTTGGGGTGTTGATCAGTAAGCTGTGCGACTCGCTCATGTTCAGAGGGAATGTTCCAGTGTTGTGCGAGAAGCTTGCCGGGTATAACCTCATAGGCTCAGTGCTCCAGACCACAAGGACGACGACGACTATTGGGTGGCTACTCAGGTGTGCCAGGCGCATTTGTTACAAGGAAGGTTATTCTCGTGAGGAAAAAGGGAGTGCGTCGTTGGGCCCTTCGGTCTCGGATGCTATCGCCCTACAGCTCGTGAAGGTTTTCGTCGAAGTCAAGAACGTCGACCTCGCCAGTTACAGAAGCTTCACCAAGAGGGACTACTGGACTATGGACCAAACGGAGAGGCTGCTCAAGACGGACTATTACTCCGAGAAcatggatcagccgaagaaggtGCCCAACGTGGTGATATGGCGAAGCCTTCGTAAGACGCCATTTGACGAGAGCGTCCTCATCTGGCACATCGCCACCGACCTCTGCTTCCGCAGCAAACCTCCGAGGCACTTTAGGTGCAGGCCTCTGCATGCGGAGGTTCTTCGTGAGGCGTGCACGGAGGCAATATCCAACTACATGGCCTACCTCCTCAAGTTTAGACCCGACATGCTGATGACCGGCAGCAGGCAGCTTCTGTTCACCGAAACCACCAAACAGATGGAGCGCATCATCACCCAGGCCACCAAAGACATGACGGAAAAGGAGAAGCAGCAAAAGCAACCACTCTCCGACGAAATCCTCCTAGACAAGATCAAGAACGAAGCAGCCAACCTCAAAGAAAAAGAGGCATACACCGTCATCGACGATGCTTACAAGCTCGCGGAGGAGCTTCTGCGCATGGAGGACGCCGATGACCGTTGGCATTTGATGCACCGTGTGTGGGTGGGCATGCTCTGCTACTCCGCCAGCATGTGCAGGGCCTACCTGCACGCCAAGAGCTTGGGAGAAGGCGGGGAGTTCCTCTCCAAACTCTGGCTCCTCATCTCGCTCCAGGGGGCCAAGACCTTGGCAGACAAGCTTCAAATGCCAGAAAAAGAACAAGGGGACGACGATCTGGACGACCAAAAGCGGGAACAAGAATACCAGGGCAAGGAAGGTACGATGCCTCGGTGGTATCCGATAGCCAGAAAGTTTCACCGTCAGCCATATTgatttatttgttgtttatttccATATCCATTGCTATGTTGCTCTGGTCTAGCTAGTGTGCATGCTGCTTGCTTCTATTGCAGTCGGTCGTGTGTGTTCATTCGTAGTCTAATAATAATACCAATAATGATAGTCTGTTGAGCCTGTACCTCTAGTTTAGCAGTGACATTATATACACAACAATATTGTTTTTTATATCCTCACTACGTCCGTAGGAAGTGTTTCTCTGCGAATGCTAAATGCTAAATGATTGGTTCACTGCTACAGAGCAGGCAATCCCGGCCTAACGGCACATGACTGTTGGGTATGTTGGAGCCGACAGTGATCCATCTTCACTAATGGCTCGTTAGGCTAGGATCCGATTAATGATTGTGGATTCGACAGACCCAACACTTAAGACACCTATCACTGTTACGAGTGGAGGCATAACCCGACAATGTCCCGGTTAATTACATCCACCAACCGACTGTGTTCTAGTTGGGATATTGCTTCCAGTTTAGGCCACCAACCTACAGTTCTAGTTGGGATATTGCTACCGGTTTAGGCCACTAGCTGGCATTGACATGCTAATACCATGTTGTGGCTTGATTCAGCAGCGTCATAATGGTATCATTGTAGGGTTTTGGGTTGGCTCGACAATGTTAAGGACCATTGGATCCATCTCTTACCACCCACTAGTGCAGGAGTGAGCatcagtcccggttgggaaaacc
The genomic region above belongs to Miscanthus floridulus cultivar M001 unplaced genomic scaffold, ASM1932011v1 os_2644_1, whole genome shotgun sequence and contains:
- the LOC136535255 gene encoding uncharacterized protein, whose translation is MKTTGGSTDISSATEDPLRKTKMPNVVIWRSLRKTPFDASVLIWHIATDLCFRSKPPRHFRCRPPHGEVLREVCPEAISNYMAYLLMFRPDMLMTGNRRDLFTKATKHMDRIITQASKEMTEKEKKQKQPLSDEILLDKIKEKAASLKEKEAHSVIDDACNPAKELLDIEDENDRWHLMHLVWVGMLCYSASMCRG
- the LOC136535264 gene encoding uncharacterized protein, which gives rise to MHLSSAAQWWDEWQLRILVLGSLGLQWFLVLAAPMRKYSIPLWLRRCIQLGSGCSDAVAIYALATVFNRHANGAVAGCYNGEADVRKPPSMLEVLWAPVLLIHLGGVEEVSASNIDDNMLWIRQTVTLLSQVTIALFGFYKSWPGPGSGSGDRRMLASAVLLFILGILSVLEKPLALRGARIDPFTAMSSVMKGARVKPSAWWKWCFTELSDRYKCWKKLPEGDAPILSQSDQVEMILSDLSLFAAEATLQAQGRGGGGGHEKNILEPLKIEKDETLKPMLRQAFGLIYTRANVMFTPAYLACHVLLVPSLHIAAIMLFATSQQKLQPQQGQGYKYNSGGTVDIKTTYILLCFTALLDVLGVLISKLCDSLMFRGNVPVLCEKLAGYNLIGSVLQTTRTTTTIGWLLRCARRICYKEGYSREEKGSASLGPSVSDAIALQLVKVFVEVKNVDLASYRSFTKRDYWTMDQTERLLKTDYYSENMDQPKKVPNVVIWRSLRKTPFDESVLIWHIATDLCFRSKPPRHFRCRPLHAEVLREACTEAISNYMAYLLKFRPDMLMTGSRQLLFTETTKQMERIITQATKDMTEKEKQQKQPLSDEILLDKIKNEAANLKEKEAYTVIDDAYKLAEELLRMEDADDRWHLMHRVWVGMLCYSASMCRAYLHAKSLGEGGEFLSKLWLLISLQGAKTLADKLQMPEKEQGDDDLDDQKREQEYQGKEGTMPRWYPIARKFHRQPY